CGCATTCCGAAGTCGCTGCGGTGGCGCCGCGGGTGCTCGCGCTCGACCCGCGCCCGGCCGGGACCCGGATCAGTGCGGACCTGTTGACCACGAGTTACCTGTTGGCGGCCGGTCACCTGCTGTTCGCCGGGCAGGTGCGGCCGCTGGCGCTGGTCCGGTCCCGGATCCGGCCGTTGCTGCACAGCCGCACCGACTGGACCGGGAGCGTGCGGCTGCACGCCGAACTGCTCTGCGGCAGGCTGAATGTGCGGACCGCGGGGCGTCGGTTGGCCGAGGCGGTGCGGAGCGCGGATCCGGAGGTCGCGGCGAGCGCGCTGCAGACGCGGGCACAGATCTCGGAGAACCTGGGCGATATCCACGGTTCCCGGCGTGACGCCGAGCGGGCCCTGCCCTTGCTCGAACCCGGCAACGCGTTCGGTCGCTCGGCGATCCTGCAGCACCTGGGCAGTCTCTGCGGGCAGTCGGGGCGGCACGAGGAAGCGGTAACGCACTACCGCGCTGCGATCGGAGAGCTGCAGCGGTTGCAGGCCTGGGACGAAGCGGACCAATTGCGGGCTTATCTGGCCGCCGCCCTGGTCGGAGCGGGGCGGCTCGACGAGGCCCGCGCCGAACTCGGTTCGGTCCGGCGGGTGCCCTCCGGCCCGCCGCCGGACGCGCCCGAGGGATTCGGTGGCGATCAACGATCCGCGTCACTGTTGGTGGCGCAGGGCGAGATCGAGCGCGCCGAGGGTAGGCCGGAGGCGGCCCTGGCCACCTTCCGGTCGGCGGTCGTGGCCGGCGGAGCGCCGACCGAGCCGCTGGGCCTGTTGCTGCTGTCCGACGTGATCGGCGCGCACGTACTGGAGGGCCGCCCGCGCGAGATCGACGATCTGGTACCGCAACTGGTGTCCGGCGCGCGGGTCCAGTACGGAACATTCCGCGATACACCGCAATTGGGCAGCGTCGCGATCGCGGTCGGGTCGTACGGGGTGGCGATCGGCCGGGAGGTGCGTGACTCGCTGGATCTGCTCGCGGCCGGGCTGGCGGCCCACCCCCGGCAGGACTACCTCTCACTGCGGAGCACCGACCACCTGGACGCGGCACGGCAAACGGTCGGTGCCGCAATGGTCGACGCCGCACTCGCCCGGTGGACCGGCCGAACCCGGCGGCGGGCGGGCGACGTGATCCTGGACCTACTCGGGAGACGGTGACACCGGCCAAGTCCGCGGCAAAGTCGGGTTCTAGCTGTTCAGCCGTGTAACCGGTCGGTCGGTCGTGCCGCGCGGAACGAACGGTCGACTGGTCAGGTGCCAGTTACCGCAGAATTGGCATCGGTAGGAGCGTTGTTCTCGCCGCCGGCTGTTGTTTCGATCCATGCTCGCCAAGTACGCCTCAGCGGTGTCTCGATCGGGATAACCGAGCTTGCCGGTGGTGCAGGCCGTGATGTTTCGCGGCGGCGGCAGCCCGGCCAGATCGTCGCTGACGTCCGCGGCGACCGTCCGCGGCTTGCTCACGGTCTCGTCCGTTCGGCTGGTCACGCTACGCGGCGCTGGTCGTCGCCGCTCGGGGCAGCGGTGTCGTCGGTGATCGCGGCGGTCGCCTCAGCGAGCAGCCGATGAATCCCGGCATGAATTCCACTGCAAGAACTTTCGATCTTCGTTGCACTCTTCTGGATAGCGCCCGCCGCCTTCTTCACCTCGTCGAGTTTGTCGACCTCGTCGAGCGCCAGCGCGATCTTCTCTTCGGCTGCTGCGAGCTGCCCGCCGGTGCGCACGCTCGCGGCGAGCGCGGCCGTCCGAAGCAGCAGGATCAGGGTGCGGAGCAGTTCGGGATCGTCGTGGTCGGGATCGAACGCCGCCACGAATCGGCGGGCGCCGATCGTCCGAACGGTGTGCCCGTCGTTCTGCGCGACGGTCCGCACCAGGCCGAGAGACGCTGCCGCGCCGCGGTTCCGTCAGCCATCCGGAGCACGCCGTGACCCTTCTTGCACCGAGCGATGCGGCCGGGGGAGCAAGGCCGTAAGACCGGCATCAAGCGGCATTGCGGTCTGCCCTCACATTGTCGCGTAAAGACAAGGCTTTGTCGCGTGAGGACAAGATGGTGCGTGCGGTTCGACGAACACTGGAGGCAAGATCGTCCCCGACACCAGGAGCATTCCATGCGCACCGTGACTTTTGTCGGCCCCCGCGAATTGCGGTTCGACGAAGTCGACGCACCCACCATGGTCGACCCCACTGACGCTCTGGTGCGTCCCATCGCGGCCACCATTTGCGACCTGGATCAGTGGACGATCCAGGAGAAGGTGCCCCTGTCGATGCTGGGCCCGTTCCGGATCGGCCACGAGTGCGTTGCCCGTGTCGTCGAAGTCGGCGCCGAGTGCACCCTCGAGGTCGGCGATGTCGTGTCGGTAGCGTGGCACATCGCATGCGATACCTGTGAGCGTTGTAGGGCCGGGCTCCCGTCGAACTGCAAGAACCACTCAGGCTCCCAGTACGGCCTGCCGATCCGCCCTGCCAGATGCGTGAGCTGACCTTCGTACGGACAGGTCGTCTGCAGTGGGTCGAGCGACCCGCGCCGACCCTGCGGGCGAGCTCGGACGCCCTCGTGCGTCCGTTCGTCGCAAGCCGCTGCGATGGCGACACCTTGCCATTGCATCGACCGGTATCCCGGCCGATGCAAGCCGGACTCAAACTGGGTCTCATCGATCCCGTCATCGGCCACATCGCCGGACCTCAACCGTTCCAAGGCCCGTTCGGGATTGGGCACGAATGCGTCGCCCAAGTCATCGCCACGGGAAGCGACGTCACGAATCTCGCGGTCGGCGACGTTGTGGTCGTTCCGTGGGCCCTGTCTTGCGGCACCTGCCCACGGTGCCGGCAGGGCTTGACAGCCAAGTGCTCCACGATGTCTGCAAGCAGTCCGGGTAAAGTGTTGGCCGCGTTCGGGTTTGGTCCCCAATGCGGAGCGTGGGGTGGCATGGTCACTGATACGCTCCGTATTCCGAACGCCGACCACATGCTCGTCAGACTGCCGGCCGGGGTCGACCCGATACGGGTGGCCGCCGCAAGTGACAATCTCTCTGATGCGTGGCGCACCGTGGTCCCCGCCCTCGAGCAACGGCCCGGCGGTCAGGTGCTCGTGCTCGGTGGCGGCGCCAAGAGCATCGGGCTCTACGCCGCTGGTCTCGCCGTCGCTCACGGGGCCGAGGTCGACTACACCGACGACGACCACGACCGCCTCGCCATCGCCGCCGGCTTCGGCGCCCGCGTCCACGCGGTAAGCAAACGCGGTTCCGCGAACGGACAATCGGGGTACGACGTTGTCGTCGAAGCAGCCTCCAGCGCCAGAGGCCTTCGCGAGGGGCTCCGCGCTCTCGCACCCGGCGGGGTGTGTGTCGGCACGGGCTATTACGTCCGCACCAACACAAAACTGCCCGTGATGAACATGTACGCCACCTCCGCGACCCTGCAGGTTGGCGTCTCGCACGTACGCCCAGTGCTCCCCGAACTACTCGACTTCATCGCACGTACGGGTTTCGAAGCCGAACGCGTCACCACCTTGCTCGCCGACTGGGACGACGCCCCCGCCGCCTACCAGGAACGCACCACCAAGGTCGTTCTGCACCGAACTCCACTCAACCTCAACTAGCACCAAACAACAAAGGAGACAAAGAAAATGCCGCAGATCCAGCTGACAGTCCCCGCCGGCAGCCTCACCGAAGAAGGCCGCGCCACCATCCAACAAGACCTGGCCCGCACCCTACTCGAGTGGGAAGGCGCCCCCGACAACGACTTCTTCAAAGCCCTGGGCTGGTCCTACCTCCACGAACTGCCGGCAGGCGCACAGGTAACCGCCGCCGACACCGAACCCCGATTCCGCGTCGACGTGACCGTGCCCCAGTTCGCGCTCAACGACGAACGCAAGGCCGGGCTGGCAAAAGAAGTCACCACTCTCGTCCTCGCTGCCGCCGGGCTCGGACCAGAACAAGCACTGCGAGTGTGGGTCCTCATCAACGAACAAAGCGACGGCACCTGGGCCGTGGGAGGGCAGATCTTCCGACACGCTGACCTGGTCACCATGGCGAAGAGCGGCTAGTGTCCGCGTCGGTGAGGTGCCCGCCGGAAAGTTCATCGCCTCGGCGACGAACAGCCACGCTTGCGCATCGATGTCGCAGTCCCCGAGGGGCGCTGTCCCCGCGCCGCACTGAAAGCGCTGGCGGCCTCGGCGTGCGCGGCCACGTCGTGACCACCTCGTCGGCCGGCCGGCCGGCCGATGAAGCGATGGAGGATGTTCGTGCGCAGCTGGAACTGCCGGCCATCGTTACCGACGCTGATCCATGCTGGGTCGGGACCGGCGCCGGGCCGATTCACCGGCCCCGGACCGGTGGCCGAGGTACTACGCCGCCACCCGAACCTCCGGATACCACGATGGTCTTCACCGACTTCACCGAACAACTCCACCCGTTCCCGCCCGTGCAGCGTGACGACCTCCTGGCTTTGGGAGACAAGATCCTCTTCGGCAGCGTTACCCCGACATCCCTATCCGTATAGTCACGCGGTCGAGTCGGTCATCGCTCTTGGTCTGGGACCACGGTGGTGTCGAAAAGTGCTGCACGACAACGCTGTACAACTCTTCGATCTCATTCCCCGCACCAACTCCTGCCCTCCTGATGTCCGGAAGGTTCCGGGTCAAGGCCGCCGAGGCGGTGGTGAGCGATGTCGTCTGACCGAACCGGTGTCGTCTCGGCTGGCCGGCCTACGCGTTATTCGGGCGGGGTTGAGGTCTGTGCCGGCGGCCGCTCCGACCAGGATCGACGTGCAGCATCGGCGTCGAAACGACGCACGTGTCGGAGCTGCGCGATCAGCGATCGAGTTCCTGCTCGGCGGGGCTTGACCTCGATTCCTTCCGCCAGCAGGTCGAGGCGTTCTCCGGCGAGGTCGGTTCGCTTCTTCGGGACGTATTCGGTCCTGCGCGAGTCGTCGAGTTCTCGCACGATGCTGAGCCTGCCGCTCGATCGGTGGTGGACGCCCGATTCCGGACGAGATCCGACGGACGGCCTCACCAAGCCGTCGCTGGCCGATCTCGATCCGGACTTCGCGACCAAGGCGACCCGGGCGAAGCATCCGCACCTTGCCATCGAGGCGCTGCGCGCCCGGTTGGCCGAGGAGTCGGCGAAGGCAACCCGGAACAACCTGGCCCGCGAGGTCGGGGCAGAGGGAAACCGGGGAGACCGGTTCACGCCGCCGCTGAACCAGGACGAGCCGGCCTTCTACGATGCGGTTGCCACGAACGAGTCGGCGGTTCGACTGCAGGGTGACGACGTGCTATCGCAAATCGCGCGCGAGCTGGTGCAATTGTTGCGCCGCGACACCCGCACCGACTGGACCGTGCGTGACGACATGCGCGCCAAGATGCGGTCGTCGATCAAGCGTCTGTTGGTCAAGTACAAGTACCCGCAGGACAAGCAGCCTGCGGCGATCAAGCTGGTGATCGAGCAGATGGAGGCGATGGCGCCGCGGTTCGCCGAGCAGCCGGCGCCCTGACTCATCAGGCCTTGCGCATGAACAGCTTGACCGTGATCGGGGCGAGCACCGCGATCAGCACCACGGAGCCGAGCAGCGACCAGCCGACATCGGCGCCGACGGTGCCGTGATTCATCAGTTCCCGGCAGGCGTACACCACGTGGGTGACCGGGTTGACGTTCACGAATGCCTGCATCCAGCCGGGCATGGTCTCGACCGGGACGAACGCGCTGGACATGAAGGTCAGCGGGAACAGCACCAGCATCGAGTAGCCCTGCACGGCCGAGGCCTTGTTCGCCAGGACGCCGAGCAGGGCCCAGATCCAGCTGGTGGCGAACGAGCAGAAGATGACCAGCAGGCCGGCCAGCAGCACGCCCCGCACGCCACCGCCGGGCCGGTAGCCCATGATCAGGCCCATCATCACGGTCAGCGTGGTGGCGATGACGTACCGCACCGAGTCGGCCAGCAGCGCGCCGGCCAGGGGCGCGATCCGGGCGATCGGCAGCGACCGGAACCGGTCGAAGACGCCCTTGTCCATGTCCTCGCGCAGCTGGGTACCGGTGACCATCGAGGTGGTGATCACTGTCTG
Above is a genomic segment from Skermania piniformis containing:
- a CDS encoding alcohol dehydrogenase catalytic domain-containing protein, with the protein product MRTVTFVGPRELRFDEVDAPTMVDPTDALVRPIAATICDLDQWTIQEKVPLSMLGPFRIGHECVARVVEVGAECTLEVGDVVSVAWHIACDTCERCRAGLPSNCKNHSGSQYGLPIRPARCVS
- a CDS encoding ABC transporter permease, coding for MTTTTTTPVPAATTPRPSTPQALDRPGLRQTVANSLTMAYRGLLKVKHNPEQLFDVTIQPILFTLMFTYIFGGAISGNVAAYLPVIIPGILVQTVITTSMVTGTQLREDMDKGVFDRFRSLPIARIAPLAGALLADSVRYVIATTLTVMMGLIMGYRPGGGVRGVLLAGLLVIFCSFATSWIWALLGVLANKASAVQGYSMLVLFPLTFMSSAFVPVETMPGWMQAFVNVNPVTHVVYACRELMNHGTVGADVGWSLLGSVVLIAVLAPITVKLFMRKA
- a CDS encoding tautomerase family protein; translated protein: MPQIQLTVPAGSLTEEGRATIQQDLARTLLEWEGAPDNDFFKALGWSYLHELPAGAQVTAADTEPRFRVDVTVPQFALNDERKAGLAKEVTTLVLAAAGLGPEQALRVWVLINEQSDGTWAVGGQIFRHADLVTMAKSG
- a CDS encoding alcohol dehydrogenase catalytic domain-containing protein, producing MRELTFVRTGRLQWVERPAPTLRASSDALVRPFVASRCDGDTLPLHRPVSRPMQAGLKLGLIDPVIGHIAGPQPFQGPFGIGHECVAQVIATGSDVTNLAVGDVVVVPWALSCGTCPRCRQGLTAKCSTMSASSPGKVLAAFGFGPQCGAWGGMVTDTLRIPNADHMLVRLPAGVDPIRVAAASDNLSDAWRTVVPALEQRPGGQVLVLGGGAKSIGLYAAGLAVAHGAEVDYTDDDHDRLAIAAGFGARVHAVSKRGSANGQSGYDVVVEAASSARGLREGLRALAPGGVCVGTGYYVRTNTKLPVMNMYATSATLQVGVSHVRPVLPELLDFIARTGFEAERVTTLLADWDDAPAAYQERTTKVVLHRTPLNLN